One Pelmatolapia mariae isolate MD_Pm_ZW linkage group LG1, Pm_UMD_F_2, whole genome shotgun sequence genomic window, CTAATATTAAGCTGCTTGcagttaatttttaattttttttttgtattttttcatcTGGCATAATAAGCGGTGAAAAGCTTTGAGCTCAAAATTTGGCATGTCTAACTTTGGAATTTGTGACCTCTGAGTTGAATTGAACACAGCATGAGTCAGCCAGTAGCAGGTCTTTAGTGTGTCATGTcaaacccttttttaaaaataggtgCCATGAATGCAGTAAAAGTGAACATTAGAACAAATTACCGATGTGAGTAGGCATTTAAACTGATTTAAACTGAATCTGTTATGTCATGGCTTTTTCATGTTGTGTGGGTGTTTTGATCATATCTTTCCAaaacattttgtctttgttgGGAAATGTGTGTCCACCTCTGCAAAACGGCCAACTGCAAGTCACTCCCACCGGCTTTTACACTTATTTTTACAACTTAGAATGTGGAATCCTTAAGGGACTTAGAACCTGATGTGATATTGCTCCAGTAGCTTCCTAACAAGGTTAGGATACCCAGCTGAGAGAGAAGCTACTCACAGTTCAATAATATGGGATTGGCACCAAAACCCCAGCCTAATCAAATTACgctcactggccactttttTAAGCATGGAGACATCGTGGAGATGACCTgttaaagttcaaactgagtatcaaaaatggggaagaaaggtgatttaagtgactttgagcaTGGCATGGTTGATGGTGCCATAAagactggtctgagtatttcaggaCCTGCTGATCTGTGGGATTTCCCACATAACCATCTCTATAGTTTACAGAGaacggtaaaaaaaaaaaaaaagagagacaaaataTCCAGGGATAGGCACTTCTCTATGCTCTCAATgctttgttgatgtcagaggtcaaaagAGAATCCCCaaactgcttcaagctgaaAGGGTTACAATGAAGGCATGCAGAACAGcactgaaccttgaagcagatgggctgcaGCAATAGAAGGCCAAACCTGGTTGTCACTCTTTTCACCTAAAGACCAAAAACCAAGGCTACAGTTTGcacaggtttttaaaaaatggataaGAGAAGATTGTAAAAAAGTTCCTCTTTTTGATCAGTTTAATTTCTGTTGCAAAATTCAGATTGTAGGGTTAGAATTTGACGTAAACAACAAGAAAGCATGGATCCACCCTGCTTTGTATCAATGGTTCAGGTTGCTGGTGGGGACATAATAGTGtggggggatattttcttgacaCACTTTGGGCCCCACAGAACCAATTAAACATAATTTTTTATTGGCCATGCCCATCCTTTCCTGACAACAGTGTGcacatcttctgatggctaTTTGAAGATGACAGTTCCCTGTACGTACAAGGCACCACCTTTTGGGTGTAGTGGAAGGAGACATTaatgcagcaactgtgtgacgctatcatgtcaataaGGATCAAAATCACTGAGGAGTATTTCCAGAATCTTGTTGAGtcaatgccatgaagaattaaagccattctgaaggcaaaactttatttatatggtGCCAAATCTGTGacaaagacaggacaaaagaacGCTGTGGGATAAGGAGGGCCTCAAGTGCCAAAATTAATCAAATAAACATGTCATTAAATAATTCATTAAATGTGTACTTAATTAAtaatcaaaattaaaacaacaatcaattaattaaatatatgaataatgaattaattaaatgtaatttcGTTTATTAattgaagaagaaacactcagtgcatcatggaaaCCCCAAGCATGCTTATCCAAAGTCCAACCTGATACTAGCAAGTTGTAACTAGCAAAGTGTCCAGGCAGTGCAGACATGACCAAAAAGATAACTATGTAATTATTAGTTCGAATGGGATTGCAACAATACATCAtccctagaacacaaagacacaggaaCCAAGTACAGACAAATGAGAAATTAAAGGAAAGAGCAGCATAAAGTGTCCTAATAAGGTTTTGGACCTCCATGTGCTACATAAGTAAGTTTTGGCACTGATTCTCCAAGACCATTCTTCCAAAACATATTCCCTCATATGGTGTtttcatgatgatgatgatggtgaagaGTGCTGTCTATAATATCAATCCAAAATTTCTTGATGTTCAGCTGAGTTGTGATCTAGTGACTTTGAAGAACAAAGCATGTGCTTTTATCGTGTTTATATTCATCAGTGGATCTATGGCTGAGAGTATGGTTGTCCTGGAAACCACTCGCAGCAGGATAGAAATGCTTCATTATAAGATAAAGGTAATCAGTCTGAACCACTTTGTATTGATTTGCAGCCCCTTTCCCTTTCCACTCAGGGGATGGGTGAACCAAAACCATGACAGCATAACAGAGCCACTGGATCCCCCTCACAGGGTTTAGGTTTTCccttttaatgtcattttaactaGTCATTGTCTATTATCAACATTCAAGATTACATTACAGATAtctggagaaatgtttcgtTTTTGATATATGAAGTAAAATGTCAAGTGAAACTTTGTAGATATCTGAAATGAGAGTTGTTCCCATTAATGATGAGTCAGAATGAACATTCTGGAtatcaaaaatgaaattatgGACATCTGAAATTGGAAGCTGAACACATGTGAATGACAAAGTGTCAGGATTTGTACTAGGAAGAATTTCTTTGTGGCTATCTTGAATGTTTGTCTTGCCAATTTGAAGGAAGAAGGGATTGAATTACAAATCATCTGTGACTACTAAATGTTGAAAATAGCACTTTTACAGTTAAGGGGTTCTGAGCATCTTAAATTTAGGTTTGACCATTAAAACTAAAGTCATGCGTAACCTAAAATAAAACTTCTTTGACTGTCTGATTGTATGCTATCTTTAATTACCACTCTGACTAGTTGTGGTAGATGCAATGCaaaaaatgtcatgatttgaatATTGTCTTATATCAGTGTTCAATATCAGTATGCTTATATACAGAATAAGTCATGATACGCACTGGGTGAAGTTGATTAAAGTCAAACTTTAAGTGAGTATGTATAatgtatatatgaaatattaaaattatgTTCTAAATGGTTTTACATGTTATAATCAAAGGCTGAATCTCAGCTATAGCACGGCCCAGATTGATGGAAGTTGATGAGTAGTAAAATTCACAATTGGAAAATAACAATGAgtctaaatattttaaaaatgtagtcTGTATAAAAACGAATGAAAGGAAAATTCATAGACtacttagactacgatgacctggataactgagaaccttcacaatGAAAGGAAAGTTTTCACTTGGAAGAGTTGGCTTAGGTTTCTTTTTAACATTAGGAGGAAACATTAAGTGGAGCGTCTGAGAAACCTTCTGCAAGGAAGTTCATTTCAGTTTGTGCATCCTGGTAAATTTTGTGGTGCACGTTATCATTTATGTAAAGCAGGCatgtccaactccagtcctcgagagctactgtcctgcagcttgcATCcctgttccgacacacctgaatcaaatgaactGCTTGTTACAAGGCCTTTGCCagacttgatggcatgctgaagaagTAATCcagtcatttgattcagctgtgttggagtagggatacatctaaaatctgcaggacagtagctctcgagggctggagttggacacccctgttgTAAAGGAATATATTAAAGAAAGGCTCCTGTTTTGCTCTCTTTTTCAAATATTTGTTCTCttgctgattaaaaaaaatctcatttaaTATTATCACTAATGAGtcaacacacatgcatgcatgatTTAATCTTCTGTCctcttttgtgtcttttgtctgGAGAAGTCACCTCTTTAAATATGCATGGGGCACATGTTCACACTATTGataaattcattttaattaatttataacCCTCTGGACTTAAATAGCTCAGATGTGTTTCAGCATTATTTCTGCTCACGTTCAAAACTTTCTGCACAAGACTGAATCCCACGAGTGTGTTTTGGGAtggattttgaaagaaaaaatatccaaaCTGTGTTATTGAGAAAGCTCTAAACTAGAAAAAGAGGCAAGCTTGCATTGAAATGATTTAGCAGCCAAGCAAACAACACTTCTAAAGTTGAAAATTTCACCCAATGGTTGAAAGAAATTATTGGTTTGAGACTGTTTGAGATAAATGTCCTTCTTgaactccatttttttttttttccacacacctGTCTACGTTTGCACAGCActatgtgtgcatgcatgtctgTGTATTTGTAGCGGGGATAATTACATTTGCCCCAAAAGATTTAGTGGTTGTATGAAATCGTATTTCATATtcaagtttaaaaataataaacacattgctgaaaaacaggaaaggGCCCCATGTGAGAATTTCTTGCTTCTTTGACAAACTTTGTGGCAGTGTGAAAATTAAAGACTTTCTACTAAGTCTTCTACTGCATTCATGCTTATTTATTAGACAAATGTTTGGCCTCTAAATATTCCCTGCAGCACCCACGAAATCCGTGTCTATCCTCTTCTTCATATTGAATGACGGGCAATCTTAATTAGGACAGTCTGTAGCTGTGTAGGCTATCAAGCTGTGATAAATGATATGACACATCATCTCTGGAGGCCTACTATTGGCTAATATAGTACTTAAGGGAGGACACTGTGGGTAGATCATAGCCCTCATTTTAATACTTGCATCAGCATTTAAGAATTGCACTTTGTTTTGAAAGTTGCTTTCAGGTGTTACTTTCGAgcttttttgattgtttttttcccctaagtTTCATTTTTGCCTTGATTTCATAGTATTACTTAGAGGGATGGTTAGAAGGTTGTGATCTGTAGGGCAGGAATCAAACCAAGAAAAGGATATTTTCATCTCATTGGTCTATGTTTAGGTCCGTTCTTAAGAGCATTTCTTTGAGCACAAAATGAGCCAATCCAGATGAGTACTAGTGACAGTTTGGGTTTGGAAGATAACTGGTGATTGCAAGACAACCATATTAGATTCATCTCAAATACTGCATCCGGGACATCTCACCATGTTCCGACAGAAAACACATTCAGATTTGTCTGGGGCGTACATGATTTACTTTTGTGAGAATGAccaatacaagaaaaaaaaattcttggtGATGGCATGATGTATAGGCACTGTAGGCACTGACAACCCACAGATGATGCTAGTGTGCAGCGAGGTGAACCATGAAGACAGCCAATATCATACACATAGCGTCAGTTTCCATGCGGGTAAATTTACATTACTTTTCCAGTAAATTGCCACCTAGCACCTCCATTCCCATGACATTCCTGATCAGGTAGTATATCTAGTGAAAATTAACTTAAGTAACATCTACCCTAAACTTCTTGAAACTTGTCCCAGGCAGATACTCCTAACAGACAAAAATATCACACAGTCTCAGGACAACATTACAGTCAAGTAGATATTACTTTGGTTCAGGTGTGagaaaacactttatttgtagAATGAAATATACAGACATGTCACAAGATATTTTGATATACAAGATGACAGATAAGCAATAAAGGTAACTTTCTGGGGCTCATAAATGTAAGTCAGTGTTCCTGTATAACTTTAAGTGTCACAAGTCTAGGATGAAGCGTTCGACCTTCATCATGTACGCTGGTTTGAGGTATTTCTGCAGTTCACTCTTCTTCACCCACAGAAAAGgagcttttttggttttgggAGGGGCACCATCTGCCAGGACGGCTTTGAAGAAGAATACTTTTGTCCCGATTGAGTTCTCCGTCCGAATGGCTTTGGGCAGTTTGTACTTGTACACTCCGCAGGGGGCGTTGCCAAGGAAAGTCGCCTTGAAACCAGCTGCTGCAGGTAGGAAAACAGGCTGTGAGTTCATACAGATGGAAACAAAAGTGCAGATGTTGCTAACCTTTATGCAGCTTTTAACACTTTCTAATGGTGCCGCTTTATGTTGTCGCATTCCTGTTGATCATCAGTGTTTGACTCCTCTAATTAAAGTGTTACATCACCCTCATATTCTGTTTCTCTTCTGTGCTGCGACAACAACCCACTTTTTAATCTAATGTCATGTCGTGTAAATCCCCACGGTCCCTGCTGGCTCAATGTGCAGAGTGAGGCACAACACGGCCATGTTAGAGATTCTCACCGAGTCCAGCTATATTAAAAATGGATCAACTTCTGCTCCTCTAAGACACCTTAAATAAAATCCTCTACCAAATGTTATTGTCAGGGGAATGGCTTAGGAAGTGATTGATGGAGCTGACACATTAATAGCTTGAGAAATGTTGTGAAATGGTTTAGTACAGTCAGTCTGTGGACTCttatttaaatgctttaaaGCTTGGAAACAAGTTGAGAATCAGACAGTTAATATATTTAATGTGAGGGCTCATTACTGGGTGACTGGGAATATTTCTGCCATTAGTCATCAGCTTTCACCTCTCACCCCTAACTTTGGTTAAATCGTCTGCTTATTATTTCCGAAACAGGCTCTAATCTACGGCTGAGATCAGTGGACGTCTTAGCGGAGATGACAGCTCGGGGCCAAGCACTGCTCTACGAGGTGTATGCAAATGAGTTGTCGGAGACGGGTTTCAGAGGGGATTTACAGTAAACCTCTTGTTGTGGATAATGAATTTATGAATGATCACATCAGACTTTAAAGATCCTTAGGATAAAGCTGGATCattataacaaaagagatcagGATGCTAATACAGTAAGAATGCAGCAAATGAAGCATGTGGACAATAATTTTGGATATTAACAGTACCTCAAATCCTGCCCTTAACActtattttaaaatgtgcttaaaTATCCAACACACACTTGCACTTTGGGGTACTTGTTTAAATGTGGGAAGTTCTTAGctgataaaaacatatttaacaaaTATCAGcagattaatttgtttttgcttcactTGCTACATAAGGCTGTCCAAAGACTGGATCTGTCTTAATACCCATGTACAATGCTATGAAAAAGTATGTGCCTCCTTCCTGACAAAGTCATCAGTCTATAAAATCTTACAAACCCATGTCTGAGACATTAGGACTGCAGTGAACCACTGTGAgtgccattatccacaaatggagaaaccCTAGAACaatggtgaaccttcccaggattCATCCACAAGATCACAAAAGaaaccagaacaacatctaaagatctgcaggcctcacttgcctcaaTTAAGGTCAGAATTGATTATTTAACAACAAGAAAGAGACTGGGGAAAAATGTCATTCATGGGAGAgttccaaggagaaaaccactgctgaccagaaaaaccccacaaaggctcgtctcacatttgccaaaaaataaACCCCATTGTTGAAccccaagacttttgggaaaatactccctggactgatgagacaaaagttgaactttttgaaAGGTTTGCATCCCATTGCTATGTCGTGAAATGCATTTCATAAAAATGACATATCAACAAACATGGTGGTAGCAGTATGATGGGTCTGTGGAAGACTTGCTGAAACTGATgcaaccatgaattctgctctctgccAGAAATTCCAGAGAACGTTCGACCATCAGTTTATGCCATGAAGCTCAGCCCCACTTGGATTATGCAGCAGCACAGTGATTGGGAACACTTCAGCAGGTCCACCTCTAAAtgcctcaaaaaaataaaggttttagaGCAGTCTAGTCAAAGTCCAGAGTAAAATCAGCTTTGGCATAATTAAGGCTTTGACCTTGAAATCAGAAATGGGGCAAAGCCTTGTTCACAGCATtttttgaataaaatatgatCTAAAAATTCTTTTCATCCTTCTTAACATGAGAATACTACTAAAGAGACAAATGTTTCAAATCCCAGAAAACTGAACAAGAAATAATGAATTAGACAGGATGTGGGTACTGGGACATGCTCTATGTATAATTAGTGTAGTTTGATTAGGCTGTACAAAATCTGAAAATATTTGGGGGTTAAAATAAGTACTATTTGTTCAGATATTTAGAATTTACAATTCATTTCATATTAAAGTGGGCTGCAATTAGCCAAAATATGAAGGCTTTCCAAAAAtcatgaaaataaagtattttccATCATAAAGCATCAAATATGAAGGGAATTAACCGCAGTTTACATCCTCGTTTATTAATGGGAAATTTATCTACTAACACTGTGTTCGTAGTGCTGATGCCTTAGTAATTCTCTGATTTAAACCAGCACTAATTACAGTTTagagaaaaatgatttaatcaGGAAAATAAGGGCAGattaatcaaaaaaaaaaaagtagtcacAGACCCATTCAAGTTTGAAGTACACCTGAATTAATTTATAAAATCCATAAGAAGCTGTTAGGAAACTAAATTTGTTAAATAATTCTGGTGCTTAGCAGCCTGAAAACTTAAGTTACCTGGCAGGGAGGTGAGAGCTCTCTCAGCCGTCTGTCGCAGCGTTTCCCCCTCCTGCCACCGAGTCTGAGGCAGCAGCCAGAGCTTCTCATCACCCACTTCCTGCTCGGCCAGAAGAACCAGGGAGTCGGCCAAGCAGCGCTCTGCTGAGGTCAAGTCCTTATCTACATCAGCTAAACCAGAGACAGGAGGCAGTCAGCAGCTTCACAACAGCTCTGTCATTGTCTGCAAAACTCACACTAACTTTTCAAATGTCACAGGGAGCAAAATGCTAATTTAGAATTCCGGAGCAAATAGATTTTCTGAATatcaaaaaatacattaaaggcTATTCGCTCTCTGGTAATTTCATTTAAATCCAGCTCTGTGAGACTCCTTCAGATAATCTAATTTTCATTCTCATTCTGTTTTACTTGATTAATGATTGGAGCACCACTAAAGGCTGAATACTACAATACATCACATTAAATTATAGACATTTCATCAGGCGCATTTGCAGTGCTTGAGTATATTTTCATACTGTGTGCATGCTGGTCTACTCCTTTACTGATCATACACTGCCTaaactgacctctgacccttagCGCTGGTTGAAAGCTCTTCATTTTCTGCTCCCAGATGTCTTCCAAGTCCTGAGCCATCATTATCTCCTGGTCCCCGTGGCTGTCCTCTTCATCTGAATCGTAGTCGTCCGCCTGCTTACGACTCATCCTCTCTGCATCTTCCAGCAGGCGCAGCTCGTGGTCCGACAGAACGCTCTTTTCCAGCTCGATCTGAAAGAATCCAGAAGAGGCCTGTGTCTCAAAAGGACATCTTTCAGTCTGGGCATTGCTGCCGAGTCTCATGTTGTCACTGTGGCGAGCAACCCTTTAACCATCCCCAAACCCCAGATGAACATTATACTAGAGCTGaaaaattcaactttttttttcattattcagAATTGATATTTTACAACAGAAATTAGTACTTTTTAAAGACATGGGGATTTAGCTATAATTTACcaacttttcctgtttcatggACGTACAAAAAGACTTCTTCAAGGCAACTATAACTTGAACAAATGTTTGTTACAACAAAAGTATGAAGCAGAGCTACAGCAGCAAAGGACCACACAGGGTGTCACTTCTGTCAgctaacaacaacaaactgaagCTACAATTTGCACATGCTCACCAAAATTGCCTGGTCTtcaaaaatgcaacatttggaTTGCAGGGTCAAAATTTGGCAAACACAACATCAAATATGGATCCATGCAGCTTTGAATCAGCAGTTCAGGTTCATAGTCGTGGTGCAATAGTGTGGGAGCATTGTTTTTGAGCATTGCTGCTGACCACATCCATCCCATTATAACAACAATATAGCCATCTTCTGATGggtgcttccagcaggataacacaccatcacaaagctcaaatcatctcaaccTTGTTTCTTGAACTTCACAATGAATTTTCTTTACTCAAATGACCTGCACAGTCACCAGACATCAATCCAATACAGCACCTCAGGGATGTAGAGGAATTTTGGAATAAAGCACCTTTGCTGCCACAAAGAATTTAAGCAGCTCCGAAGGGAAAAAAGAGTACCAGTAAAGTAAACTGCCTGGTGCGTGTATATAATATTACAAAGCTGAAGGTTCACATCAAATTTGGCCAAAGTTTGAAATAATGAAGTAAATCTGAGTTAAAATAATCTCAGCAGCCCAAAGGTTGAGGCTTTAGACTACTCTGAACATTTTTTCCAACATTTCTTTATAAAACCATCTGTTATTCAGACAGCACACAACACCACACAGTAAACCTCCATCTGCATCTCTGCTTCCTCATGCATTTGACAGCAAACAAAGTGAGAAGAATTTTGAGGTCAGGACTTCTTGAGTTGGTTTGAACTGATTAACCACTGATTAACAAGTTACATTACTTCTGCTTAAAACTTTGCCATTGCCTCTGTTTTAAGTCTATACTTGACatataactttttttaaatgagagcTGTGCAGCTCTTTGATTTGTCTAGATATAATTTGGCCTCCAACAATTATTACAGCAAGATAATAGAGATAAAAATGAATACCACCGTGTTCTGCAATAATTTTCTTGCTTTGTGCATACATTTCAATTAATTCACACAACTGTGGCAGATCTGAATATTAGTTATCAGTTATAATTCCAGAAAGAACACTTAAATAAACATACGTGTtatatatgttatgttatatatatatatataaatctatgAGTAATTCTGTTAAATAATAATGACTTCAATACTGACGAAACATAACGGTGACGATTCTTGCCACCTCAAGTGCCACAATAGAGTGAATAAAATGtgctaaaatatttttatgacaAAAAAATGGGGAGCACACTGCAGTGTTTAGTGCTTTTGCCGCACAGCAGAGAAGAATCTACCGCCCAGCTGGGGATGTTCTGCATGGaatttgcatgttctccatATCCATGTTTGGGTTCTTTCCAGCTTCCTCTCATAATCCAAAGACATggatgttaggttaattggtggtTATAAACTGGTTGGTGGATCATTCCATCTCAAATCATAAAATTTTCTGTTTGACCGAAAATAAAGCacttaggcatgcagactgcttctactaACATTTGTAAAAGAACAGGTCGTTCTTAGGAGCTCAGTGAAGCGTGTTAGTGTGATATGTTTGTCCGCTGACAAGAGAATGGTATTCgtctgactgcattgtgccaAGTGTACAGTTTGGGCGATTATGGTGTGGGCCTTGacttcagcataccaagataTTTTGGGCAATTTCACACTCCCAACTTTGTAGCAACAATTTGGGGATGCCCACTtactgttccaacatgactgtgcaccagtacacaaagcaaggtccataaagacatagAAGAATATGgctggtgtggaagaacttgactggcctgcacagagtccggatataaaatgaaaacttcaGGCTTTTACCTTTAATAGTTTTTGAGATACTCATGTTCAAATATTGCCTCAGTTTTCAAAATGCCAAATAACATGTGAGTGAGTGGCCTGAccatttttcagattttaatatccatacatccattttcttttcctcatccaATTTATccaatacttttattttttttctttcagctgctgccTTCAGGGGTTGCCACAATGGATCATCAGCTCCCATCTCACCCGATCCCTTGCagcctcctctgtcacaccagccaTCTAT contains:
- the mrpl46 gene encoding 39S ribosomal protein L46, mitochondrial isoform X1 encodes the protein MQQKKMAAPCGRMASRPLLQFMSRFSRSPVGNTGFRQFSSATICRAAFQINEAAERANSPWTLMAAVCLQRLPVISADCIPIEQQFKQMLHQIELEKSVLSDHELRLLEDAERMSRKQADDYDSDEEDSHGDQEIMMAQDLEDIWEQKMKSFQPALRVRADVDKDLTSAERCLADSLVLLAEQEVGDEKLWLLPQTRWQEGETLRQTAERALTSLPAAGFKATFLGNAPCGVYKYKLPKAIRTENSIGTKVFFFKAVLADGAPPKTKKAPFLWVKKSELQKYLKPAYMMKVERFILDL
- the mrpl46 gene encoding 39S ribosomal protein L46, mitochondrial isoform X2, with product MQQKKMAAPCGRMASRPLLQFMSRFSRSPVGNTGFRQFSSATICRAAFQINEAAERANSPWTLMAAVCLQRLPVISADCIPIEQQFKQMLHQIELEKSVLSDHELRLLEDAERMSRKQADDYDSDEEDSHGDQEIMMAQDLEDIWEQKMKSFQPALRVRADVDKDLTSAERCLADSLVLLAEQEVGDEKLWLLPQTRWQEGETLRQTAERALTSLPAGFKATFLGNAPCGVYKYKLPKAIRTENSIGTKVFFFKAVLADGAPPKTKKAPFLWVKKSELQKYLKPAYMMKVERFILDL